The nucleotide sequence TACAGATATTAATTAAGAATCtaaacatgtatatatttctCATCTCATTGTCCTGTTTTCTATTTTGACACAATCGCTACCCAGTTTCCTTCAAAGTTCAGGAGTCGTCGaatttgattttgtatatttccgataattatttttttaagatactACTATTAAGTGATTTTATTTagaaatttcaaatatattaataatattaatatattattatagatCCATATTCAATAAATGCAATGAAATGTACTTTACTGACATGGCAGAGATTGGAATGGCAACTGAGCAGCATTctcgttttatttttttgtaagtaCTCATAACACTTTCTTTGACTCTGTTCTCAGTTTCTACTACACTCTCATTTGTTTCCTGCATGATTGAAAACTGAAGTGGTAATTGAGCAGTTCGGTTTGGTGTACAGTTCAcaatggttttggtttggttttgacaTTCACCAACAGTTCATAGCACAATTGCAGCGGTTTGGTTCAGTTCATATGAACCATATTTTTAGTTCAATACGGTTCAGTTCAGTTTTTTCCCCATGACTGAACCATGAACAGGCCTACTCAGCATTTCTTCTAAATAAGAGACGGAATTTAACGAAGTTACTATTTGCTACCAAGTTACCTCAAGAAGAAACATAAGATAATAAATAGGCCAGAGTACTAATACCTTTGTCAAGAATCCATGGCCATATACCATTTTGGGAAGGCTTAGCCCAGCAGACATTAGCATAGCTGGCCAATAAACAGCATGGAAACGTAGAATATCCTACAGAGTAACAAAACCATTAATGAAATAATGAACTTGAATGCTTTGctattctttcttctcttttaatAGTAATCATAAAAGAAAACCAATGATTAATAACTATAAAGGGATGAACAAAACCATCACAAAAATACAGATGGATTTGATTTGTAAGTACTCAAGATGGAGAATACCGAGTAGAACGAGATTTTGACTGAACAAGCATGATAGCCTTTTCCTAGTATTTGGGGTTGACTAAAAGAGAGAATTATGACAAGTGGATAAAAATGGTAGCCAAAccatagaaaataaaaaggaattacGACATCCTTCTACCTTAACAAGTTAAGAGTACAACAATTGTATATTTCTCActtaaaataaaaggaaaatgaaaaaaatgtatgttaaaAATAGACACTTGCACAGAGAGTGAGAcggacatttaaaaaaatatgaaagaaaagaGGAGACATACCTTACCAATCAAGTGCAGTGTAGCTGGCCAACCTGAAGAAACGGTGTTTAGTAAATCAGGTTGCTCCTGGTTATCAGCTAGTGCTGATATGTAGCTGCACATACAAAAAGAAAGGAAAGTAAAGTGTTCAACAAGAGTTTAGTAAGGTAATTGAGAATTcaatgaatgaaagatattataCAATATAGCAGAAGTCTGAATTTTTCTTTATCACTTTTCCATACAAATAATTGTGCATAATTGAACTTAAATGTATTTCAACAAACTTATTTCCGTTAAGCACCGACAATGTTAAACAGAAACTGAAAGCTAATAGAATAGAGCCAGGGAAAGTTAGAGATGcacaaattattaaaaaataaaagctctTACCCTAGTAAAGCATCAAACCATACATATATAGTCTGAGTCTTGTCACTCGGAACAGGTATGCCCCAATCAACGGATGCTCGGGAAATGGAAAAGTCCCTCAGGCCACTATTGATCCAGGTTTGAACCTAGAAATTTATATAGAAGAAATCATTTTTAaagcaaaataaattattaaagaaaaccCATTTGAAGTTCTCCTGAAAGAGATGATATGCAGTTCGTGAAATACCTATCTCACAGGTGAAACTGCTATTAAGCATTATTCCACTATTTTTGGGGAAGCATGCATGGGTAGGGATGTTTTTAAAACAAGCCAAATCAAATTCAgattgtttttgtattttttttcttacattaaGTGGTCAAATTCAGATTGGTTTAACATACCAAATGATTGAATTAGATTTCAAGCTCAATAAGAGTAATAAAACAAACCTACCGACAAGGGAAGACATAAAAAGTGAGAGTTAATCAATTTTGGATGCTATTAGTTTTTACAATCTTCTATACCGAGATGTATGACCAGAACATCATTTTAATGAAAACTATATAGTTATACGGCCTTAAGAAGTGCTAACTGGTTGGATTAGTCATGAACTCGAATTCCAAGACTTGAAAAGcatataaaatagtttaatgACATCATGACTAGcctactctatcaatttgaatcaTATAAGTTTCCATTCTGAACAGTCTCTAGTGAATGAGTTAAATGAGTTCTGAAAGTAAATTTCAATGTAGCCCGCTTGAATTGCAGTATGTGAGAAATGTAACAGATGAGGAAATTTTTATACGATATAGATAAGAGAAAATCGAACTCCATATTCCTTTACCTCGTGTAAACGGAAAGATGGCTGCacaaaatttggatttttattcaaaatttcctCCAATGACTTCTGATATTTTGACAGTGCGAAAAAATAATTGTCCTCTTTCCTTGAAACACAAGGCTTAAGGTGGATCGGACAACAATTATTTTCAAGCAGTTCCTTCTCATCCTGCACCAAATAGCAATACATATGAAACTAAGATGAgaaacttaaaagaaaaaagacaacaATCTCAATCAAAATTTCCCATCATCAAATTCAGAGGCATTTATCTATCTTCCAATTAAAGGAAGGTAAATAGAACTATTTGAAGTTCTAGAGGCAAAAAATCATTCTCTTCTAAGTAAAGATCTtgtataaattaaaaagaaaaaattgccAGTCTATGAGTTAGAACCTCAAGTTAAAACTATCACCTTATATTCCTCACAGCTGACACAATAAATTCCCTCATAATCAGCTCGGTAAATGTCACCATTGGCAAGCACTCTCGAATAAAATTCCTTCACAACTGCTTCATGCTTGCTATCTGTTGTTCTAATGAACTTATCATACGAAATATCTAGCTGCAAttacaaaattcataaaaataaaacacatcaACAAGAatatttaacttgaacaaaaggGTTAATGAAAATTTTGGTCCTCAAAATTTTAGGGCCGAGCAATTTGTTGCTCAATTTTACGAAATAGCAAAGTAGTCCCATAAATCAAAGACCGTCAATCAATTAAAAACTATCTTAACTAAAAATGTATCAAAAGTTCAAAAACACTGAAAGACCTAATGTTTTACTTGAGTAGTCGGTCTCTTGCTGCATCAAAACAAGCATAGAACCTCTAAACTTGTGATGTTGAATATgaaaaatgactaaattgacAGGACATTGTTCGCGTTAAGGGACTAAGTAAATTGATGAGCCTTGCAATATCAACAACTATAATGATGATTTATTAAGGATGAAAGTGGAATTACATCATTCCAAAGCGTCTTGTAAGCTTGTGAAATGAGATTGCAATGGTCCGTAGGGGTGGAACCTTGAGCCAAGGCAGCAGTTGCAATTTTCTCACCATGTTCGTCGGTGCCAGTAATGAATATAACTTTCTTTCCCAATAGCCGCTGTCAAATTAAAATTCCAAAGttagataatatatattttttgttgaagaagccAAATTAACACACGGAAGTTAGATAATAGGTACCTGAAAGCGAGCAATGGCGTCGGCAGCGATAGTGGAATAGGCGCTACCCATATGAGGAGGGGCGTTAACGTAGTAAAGAGGGGTTGTGATGACATAGGGTTGGTCATCATTTGAGGAAGTGGCGCATTTGCAGAAAAAAGCTGCTCTTCGAGAAGAAGGGAAATGAAAATAGGGTTTGCTGGATTTGAAGTGTGAAACACTGGAATTGGAACGGAGTGAAAGAATGGAGAGTGTGTTCTGTAAGGAACAGTTCATTCTCACTGCCATTTTTTTATGCTGCCTCCTCAAACCGTTTGTTTCCCGCAGATAACATTAGTAAGCACTCAGGGGGGGTTTTCTGCCCTTAGATGCATCCAACGGATTCAGATgccttttggtttttttattaaaaaatattagtgaTTTTCATCTGAGTGAAGTGAAACATTCAAAAGGATTATGTGAAACAACTGTGACGGACGAATGGAGAGATGGAGATTGGAGAAGACGGAGAGAATACGATGAGCGTCGTGGGAGGGGTGGCAgagattttgaacaattttttgcgcATGTGTTAAAGAACATTACGAAAAGTTCATCtccaaaaaattatctcaattttatttttacatcgagatttttgttacttttattttgaacttttttcttttaaaaaaattcatatttaatttatttcatgctaaatatttctaaattttagtaaatgaaccttttgCAATGTTCTAAATTTGtatcaaaaaaatcattgaaaaatttaagagtttttagGAGAGCATCGCCGGCGTGAACGAGGTGGTGAAAAATCCAAACTCTCTCCTCATACTCTTTTCACCACTTCGTTCACGCCGGCAACGCTCTTCTAACCtttgcttgcaaattcatctaAGACAACAATTTCAACAACTTAATCACACATCAACTTCAACGCACAAAAACTCAACAATCTTCACCGTTGAAATATCCAGCAACAACCTTTTCGAGAGAGAAGCGGAACTAGTCGATTTTCAAGGTTCGGAGGAAACAAAGAGTGGGAGCGAAGAAGATTGAAGAGAGCGAAGTAGGAACAAAGAGAAACAGTAACACAAATCTGGTTTTTTCCGGCAAATTCAGGGAATGATTGGAAATATTTGTAGggtgaaatattttattgatttggaagaataaaaagaaatgaaggaGAGTGATAGCCTTTGACAAAAATTATGGGAAAATTTTGtggaaaaaattgtttaaaatcttaaaaatttaagcataattaaacaaatttagatttagtaTGGACTAAAATtgagtgcataatttttttatatggactaaaaacactattgAAATTAAGTAAGGAATAAACTTAAAaggtcccaattttatagggaccaaaaacatatgatgtcatttaccACATGGCAACCATGTCACTTGAAATGTCCATGCGGCATGTCTGGGTCAACATTCTGTTAGCCTAATCAGCACAGTTTGACGGCAAGGACCAAActtacaaaaggaaaaaaatgttggggtgaaaaatttaataaaattttaatagggAGCAATGTTAGAAGCTCGCTTATTTGTAGGGACCTTAAACATAAATAACCCATTACAAAATAGTCATCGACTATGTTAATCTCTggtgttaaaaatttaaaatagtcctaataataatttttttattatatgaaatGATATGATAATAAGTAAACAATTACgaagattgatttttttattttttttacaaaaacaaaacgatattcactTATTGTTTTAACCATTAATGGACCAATATCACTCGTTGTTTTAACATGCTTCCAGGTCAGATATTTTGTATCAAGCTAGGAGTGGTTTTTGTCCCTTGAGTGTTGATTATTTCTCATGTAACATTTGTGCGAGCGTAGAGCTAtgttgattaatatatttttttttagttaataatTTAAATCATTATTGATGTGGTattgtttctattttaaaaggatttaacattttttgtaattaataatttaaatagtaAATGAAGAGGGATAAAATTATAGTaataatagtttaaatgaaggataaaataatgataaaaaaatacctaaaattgtgtatatatatactGAATATAAAGATAATATACGATTTTGGGCTATGAACATCAAAGGATTGAGAAGATATTTGATGTTAacgactattttaaaaataagaaagacaTGGTTAAAACTGCGACTATCAAAGTGCATAAAGTTATCCTTGATTTCAAATATCCAACTTGGCATCCATGTTTTATTAACATTGAAGAGAACAACTCAAAGACTTCATTGCCGAAATTCAAGTTTGTAACCACAAAATTAACATATTGAAAAGTGAGGTGGTAGAAGAGAATGTTGTTTTGCACTCAAGCCAAGTCGATGCCATGCATAAAATTTTGGACCATATTGCTACGAAATTCGTGTCTCAACAAGAAACATCAACACGAGCCTTCTTTTGAACCAAAAGAATATCTAAATATCACTCCACGAACCACCATCAAATAACCATCACAACCTATTGTTGAACCAAAAGTAACTATAAATATCGTTCCACTAACCACCATTGAAACGAAGCATCGCAACCTACCATAGAACCAAAAGTAGATCTGAATATCACTCCACTCACCACCATCAAATATgattcatcaaaacctagaAAGCCCTCTActaccaaaaaatcaaaaaccaaaaagcCCTCAACTTCCACTTCATCCAAAAAGTCCTAAAAACTTCAGAGTTTGAAGTCTAAAGAACGTCAAAGTGAATATATTCATATCTCTTTCAACTTAAGAGTCTCAAatcttaacctttttttttagcgttttatttagttttaagttatttaatttttcgGTTGTTTTTGCTCTACTGTTGGGTTTTTATAAGCTTTAATGCTTTTACGTTCGAGTTTATGTTTTGTTCGACTGTGTTCAAAGAAACtccattaatatttatttgatttaatgcTTTATGTGAACTTGGTTTGATGTTTATCTTTTACgttaagggtcatgttaactagtATCCCCATGACACTAGTTAAGCAgctaaaaatgaaagaaaaaacataatcagCATTAAAACCATCactttttcaagtttcaaaaagtaaaatacacaatttccgAAAAACATTTCCTTTTATAATTCGTTAActtggttaacatttcccttactTTAATGCATATTTCTACTTAATTTGAAGCAAGTATGAGCAAACGTTCATGTTTACTTTAATGAATATTCAATGTTTACTTTCAAattgaataacaaaaaaataaattgatcgagtaataaaaaaagtgaatttaacTCATTTGATATGTTATAGGTAAAGACTGAAATTCGAATATCTAACATCCAATTTATTGTCTCTCACGCACGAGTGTTAAAATTATAAACCCTACTGCTATCATCGTTTCTGACCGGCGGCGAAAagggttttgaaaatgaaaaacctAAAACTCTTCCGTGAAGTTCCTTTACTTCTCCGATTAAACTCCGACGACGAAACTTTTCGATTCTCCGCCTTAGACATCGAACGCAACcgtctcttcttcctctcttcccACAATTTCATCTACACTTCTCATCTCTCTTCCTTCCACCAAAAACAAGCTTGGAGTAACAACAATTCATCCTTATCCACTAATCATGCCATCGTTGATCTTGAACCTGATGATACCGTTACTTCTTTTGATTATCTTATGGAGAAAGAAGCGCTTCTACTTGGAACTTCGAACGGGCTTTTGTTGCTATTTGATGTTGATGCGAATGTGACTCAAGTTGTTGGGAATGTTGATGGTGGTGTTAATTGCATTTCGCT is from Medicago truncatula cultivar Jemalong A17 chromosome 1, MtrunA17r5.0-ANR, whole genome shotgun sequence and encodes:
- the LOC25485698 gene encoding methionine--tRNA ligase, chloroplastic/mitochondrial codes for the protein MAVRMNCSLQNTLSILSLRSNSSVSHFKSSKPYFHFPSSRRAAFFCKCATSSNDDQPYVITTPLYYVNAPPHMGSAYSTIAADAIARFQRLLGKKVIFITGTDEHGEKIATAALAQGSTPTDHCNLISQAYKTLWNDLDISYDKFIRTTDSKHEAVVKEFYSRVLANGDIYRADYEGIYCVSCEEYKDEKELLENNCCPIHLKPCVSRKEDNYFFALSKYQKSLEEILNKNPNFVQPSFRLHEVQTWINSGLRDFSISRASVDWGIPVPSDKTQTIYVWFDALLGYISALADNQEQPDLLNTVSSGWPATLHLIGKDILRFHAVYWPAMLMSAGLSLPKMVYGHGFLTKDGMKMGKSLGNTLEPNDLVSKFGTDAVRYFFLREVEFGNDGDYSEERFINIVNAHLANTIGNLLNRTLGLLKKNCQSTLPVDSTMAAEGNAFKDNVARLVDKALMHYENLSLTSACEAVMEIGNAGNSYMDERAPWSLFKQGDTASEAAAKDLVIILETVRIIAIALSPVTPSLSWRIYAQLGYSRDQFDAATWRDTKWGGLEGGQVMAQAQPIFARIENQAEVEDKGVAVGKKTLKSKGKSKQAQEVVGA